From the genome of Blautia pseudococcoides, one region includes:
- a CDS encoding ABC transporter permease subunit, whose protein sequence is MIKRNEKEIKVIYVLVVLLFLVFLAVPILRLLGKSFEGAAGLSVENYITVLTGKGFGRALLNSLWISVCSALLATLLAFFLAYAIHYTNLKKRTKKLIRTLAVLPMLLPTITYGFAIIYSFGKQGLLTRLFGRQIFEIYGFNGLLLGYVIYTLPVSFLLILNTMSYIDKKFMVVSRVMGDKPFATFMGTVVRPLLGTLAASMVQCFFLCFTDYGIPASVGGKFEVVATVLYNEMLGSIPNFQNGAVVAMMMLLPSVLSISLLHWLERYNVRYNKISTIEIRKNRRRDYFCGVTSSVILLVILSVFAVIIVVPFVEEWPYRTDFTLSHVTEVFRDSSLLGVYKNSLFMAVLTALAGLITTYGAALATARSQLNRKWKGIIESIALVTNTIPGMVIGIAFLLIFTGTPLQNTFALIILCNVVHFFSTPYLMMKNSLEKLNSSWETTALLMGDSWAKTIFRIVTPNMRSTILEVFSYYFVNAMVTVSAVIFIAGARTMVITTKIKELQYYTRFNEIFVLSLLILATNLLVKGFVGYLSQREFHPGKIPDLSILKKKRGVQKV, encoded by the coding sequence ATGATAAAAAGAAACGAAAAGGAAATAAAAGTAATCTATGTGCTGGTGGTCCTCCTGTTTCTGGTCTTCCTTGCGGTCCCCATACTGAGACTTCTCGGAAAGTCCTTTGAAGGGGCAGCGGGGTTGTCCGTGGAGAATTACATAACCGTGCTGACAGGAAAAGGATTCGGCAGGGCGCTTCTGAACAGTCTGTGGATCTCGGTCTGCAGTGCGCTTCTGGCCACTCTGCTGGCTTTTTTCCTGGCTTATGCCATCCACTATACAAACCTGAAGAAGAGGACCAAAAAACTGATCCGTACCCTGGCTGTGCTGCCCATGCTGCTTCCCACAATTACTTACGGGTTTGCCATCATTTATTCCTTTGGCAAACAGGGACTTCTGACAAGACTTTTCGGACGCCAGATTTTTGAGATATATGGGTTTAACGGTCTGCTTCTGGGGTATGTGATCTATACCCTTCCCGTTTCCTTCCTGCTTATTCTGAACACCATGAGCTACATAGACAAGAAATTCATGGTGGTGTCCAGAGTCATGGGAGATAAGCCCTTCGCCACATTTATGGGAACCGTGGTGCGCCCTCTTCTGGGCACCCTTGCGGCCTCCATGGTACAGTGCTTTTTCCTGTGCTTCACAGATTACGGGATCCCTGCATCAGTGGGCGGAAAATTTGAGGTTGTGGCAACAGTTCTCTATAACGAGATGCTGGGCAGTATACCCAACTTCCAGAATGGAGCCGTGGTGGCAATGATGATGCTCCTTCCCTCTGTGCTGAGTATTTCACTGCTTCACTGGCTGGAACGCTACAATGTCCGATACAACAAAATTTCCACCATAGAAATAAGAAAAAACAGAAGGAGAGATTACTTCTGCGGCGTGACCAGCAGCGTGATCCTGCTTGTGATCCTCTCCGTGTTTGCTGTGATCATTGTGGTTCCCTTTGTGGAAGAATGGCCCTACCGAACCGATTTCACCCTGTCACATGTGACAGAAGTGTTCCGGGACAGCAGCCTGCTGGGGGTTTACAAAAATTCACTGTTTATGGCAGTGCTGACAGCCCTTGCGGGACTTATCACCACTTACGGCGCGGCACTTGCCACAGCCAGAAGCCAGCTGAACAGGAAATGGAAGGGTATCATTGAGAGCATCGCACTGGTGACTAACACCATTCCGGGTATGGTGATCGGTATTGCGTTTCTTCTTATTTTTACAGGCACACCGCTGCAGAATACCTTTGCCCTGATCATCCTGTGCAATGTGGTGCATTTTTTCTCCACACCATATCTGATGATGAAGAATTCCCTGGAGAAGCTGAACAGTTCCTGGGAGACAACTGCCCTTCTCATGGGGGACTCCTGGGCAAAGACCATCTTCAGGATCGTGACGCCCAACATGCGCTCCACTATCCTGGAAGTGTTCAGCTATTACTTCGTCAACGCCATGGTGACAGTCAGCGCCGTCATCTTCATTGCCGGTGCCAGGACCATGGTCATCACTACCAAGATAAAGGAACTTCAGTATTATACCAGATTCAATGAAATATTCGTCCTGTCCCTGCTGATCCTGGCAACGAATCTGCTGGTAAAGGGATTTGTGGGATATCTGTCCCAGAGGGAATTCCATCCGGGAAAAATCCCGGACTTATCCATATTAAAAAAGAAAAGAGGAGTACAGAAAGTATGA
- a CDS encoding extracellular solute-binding protein: protein MKMKKVTAFIMTAALGVSILAGCGSGSEKQVVIYSNADDEAVEAMKETLDANGYEGKYLFQTFGTSELGGKLLAEGKNIEADMVTMSSFYLDSAQEQNNMFRDLTFDYNTLTEFPAFYAPITSQEGAILLNTEMLSENKLDRPESLKDLTKPEYKDLLSVTDIKSSSTAWLLMQALVSEYGEDGAKDVLKGIYENAGAHIESSGSAPLKKIRAGEVAVGFGLRHQAVADKKDGLPVDYVDPKEGNFSLTESVAVVDKKDANPLAMEMAQCMVEKGRSELIKTYPNPIYQGEEADPDNVSTYPKVFSEKLTVSLLERHQELSEECK from the coding sequence ATGAAAATGAAAAAAGTAACGGCATTCATAATGACAGCAGCCCTGGGGGTATCTATTCTTGCCGGATGCGGCTCAGGCAGTGAGAAACAGGTAGTCATCTATTCAAACGCAGATGATGAGGCTGTAGAAGCCATGAAAGAGACCCTGGACGCAAACGGCTACGAGGGAAAATATCTGTTCCAGACCTTCGGTACCTCCGAACTTGGGGGCAAACTGCTGGCAGAGGGGAAAAATATTGAGGCGGACATGGTGACCATGAGTTCCTTTTACCTGGACAGTGCACAGGAGCAGAACAACATGTTCCGGGATCTGACCTTTGACTATAACACCCTTACAGAATTCCCTGCATTCTATGCACCTATCACCTCCCAGGAGGGAGCCATTCTTCTGAATACAGAGATGCTCAGTGAAAATAAGCTGGACAGGCCTGAGAGCCTCAAAGACCTGACAAAGCCGGAATACAAAGACCTGCTGTCTGTGACAGACATCAAAAGTTCATCCACGGCATGGCTTCTCATGCAGGCCCTTGTCAGCGAATACGGGGAGGACGGCGCCAAGGACGTTTTGAAAGGCATCTATGAAAATGCCGGGGCACACATCGAAAGCTCAGGCTCCGCGCCGCTGAAAAAAATCCGTGCCGGTGAGGTTGCAGTTGGATTCGGCCTCCGCCACCAGGCAGTTGCCGACAAAAAGGACGGCCTTCCTGTAGACTATGTGGACCCAAAAGAGGGCAATTTCTCCCTCACAGAGTCCGTTGCAGTGGTCGACAAGAAAGACGCCAATCCCCTGGCTATGGAAATGGCCCAGTGCATGGTGGAAAAGGGAAGAAGCGAACTGATCAAGACATATCCAAACCCAATCTACCAGGGCGAGGAAGCAGACCCGGATAATGTGTCCACCTATCCGAAAGTTTTCTCAGAGAAGTTAACCGTATCCCTTCTGGAACGCCATCAGGAGCTTTCAGAGGAATGTAAATAA
- a CDS encoding ABC transporter ATP-binding protein, whose amino-acid sequence MLELQNVTKSYDGVTILQNINLCIEEGEIVSILGPSGCGKTTLLNLILGITDLDEGKIVFNDRDMTNVPMEERGFNIVFQDYALFPNLNVYENITYGLRNKPNISSDKEVQEFIHLLGLEEHLDKKIEQLSGGQKQRVALARTMVMKPKILLLDEPLSALDGVIKESIKEKIKEIAREFHLTTIIVTHDPEEALTLSDKVLIVNKGTISQYGCPEEIITSPQNLFVKEFILNQLEIKKNNIFMLFRQDKQVSLQVV is encoded by the coding sequence ATGTTAGAACTTCAGAATGTAACAAAATCCTATGACGGAGTCACCATTTTGCAGAATATCAATCTTTGTATCGAGGAGGGAGAAATCGTCTCTATCCTGGGACCGTCCGGATGCGGAAAAACAACACTTTTGAATCTTATACTTGGTATTACTGATTTAGATGAAGGAAAGATCGTATTCAATGACAGAGATATGACAAATGTACCCATGGAGGAACGCGGATTTAACATTGTATTTCAGGATTATGCCCTGTTTCCCAATTTAAATGTATATGAAAATATTACCTATGGGCTCAGAAACAAACCGAATATTTCCAGCGATAAGGAAGTACAGGAATTCATTCACCTTCTGGGACTGGAAGAACACCTGGATAAAAAAATAGAACAGCTCTCCGGGGGTCAGAAACAGCGCGTGGCTCTTGCCCGGACCATGGTAATGAAGCCCAAGATACTCCTTCTGGATGAGCCTCTGAGTGCCCTTGACGGAGTCATAAAAGAATCCATCAAAGAGAAAATAAAAGAGATCGCCAGGGAATTTCACCTGACTACCATCATCGTCACCCACGATCCGGAGGAAGCGCTGACTTTGTCCGACAAGGTGCTGATCGTAAACAAGGGAACCATTTCCCAGTACGGATGCCCGGAAGAGATCATCACTTCCCCGCAGAATCTCTTTGTAAAAGAGTTTATCCTGAACCAGCTTGAGATCAAGAAAAACAATATTTTTATGCTGTTCCGTCAGGATAAGCAGGTGAGCCTGCAGGTGGTGTAA